The following are encoded together in the Pedobacter steynii genome:
- a CDS encoding ComEA family DNA-binding protein: MRKWLNNYFEFSRKEFNGLMVLLTLIAGIAVFPTVYRMLWPLELPTEEEQLAVLKFAMAAKQDQDKESDPGVFSAKAYLKRVKPVLFYFDPNTIDLIGWQKLGLSEKQAQGILNYRSKGGVFRKKADLQKMYTISPGLYQLLEPYVQIAGDELSSLPRTKVSSQEQASIPKEFKLIELNGADTAALDEIRGIGKVFARRIVAYRERIGGFYKKEQLMEVFGIDSLKYNEIKAQVAVDPDKLKRININTVEVNDFRNHPYIRYKQVNALIQYRKQHGNYSNIADLNKVAILTPEIIGRLAPYLIF; the protein is encoded by the coding sequence ATGAGAAAATGGCTAAATAACTACTTTGAATTTTCCAGAAAGGAATTTAATGGCCTGATGGTTTTGTTGACGCTCATTGCCGGTATAGCTGTCTTTCCAACTGTTTACCGCATGTTATGGCCTTTGGAGCTACCTACAGAGGAAGAGCAGCTTGCCGTACTGAAATTTGCGATGGCCGCCAAACAGGATCAGGATAAAGAATCAGACCCTGGAGTTTTTTCGGCCAAAGCGTATTTAAAAAGAGTAAAGCCGGTATTATTTTATTTCGATCCCAACACTATTGATCTGATTGGATGGCAAAAATTAGGCTTGTCAGAAAAGCAGGCTCAGGGTATTTTAAATTACCGGTCAAAGGGCGGCGTATTCCGTAAAAAAGCCGACCTGCAAAAAATGTATACCATTAGTCCGGGATTATATCAGTTACTGGAACCATATGTGCAAATCGCCGGAGATGAACTTTCTTCGTTACCCAGGACAAAGGTCAGTAGCCAGGAACAAGCTTCCATTCCTAAAGAATTTAAGCTGATAGAGCTAAACGGAGCCGATACGGCGGCGCTTGATGAAATCAGGGGAATAGGTAAGGTGTTTGCCAGAAGAATTGTAGCGTATAGAGAAAGGATCGGTGGATTTTATAAAAAGGAGCAGCTGATGGAAGTATTTGGTATAGATTCCTTAAAATATAATGAGATTAAGGCTCAGGTAGCCGTAGATCCTGATAAGCTGAAAAGGATCAATATCAATACGGTTGAGGTCAATGATTTTAGGAATCATCCCTATATCCGTTATAAACAAGTAAATGCACTGATACAATATAGAAAACAACACGGAAATTATAGTAATATTGCCGACTTAAATAAGGTTGCCATTTTAACACCTGAAATTATAGGGAGGCTGGCGCCTTATCTTATTTTTTAA
- a CDS encoding adenine phosphoribosyltransferase — protein MIEEKIKQTVRDVNDFPKPGIIFKDITPILKDPKLCMEITEALAAQLQGVEIDVVAGIESRGFLFGPALAQLLNVPFVPIRKAGKLPYKTIQQSYDLEYGTATIEVHEDALLAGQRVLIHDDLLATGGTVVAASKLVMQLGAAVAGYSFIISLDFLNGRARLSPYAGHVCSLASY, from the coding sequence ATGATTGAAGAAAAAATTAAGCAGACTGTCCGCGATGTAAACGATTTCCCGAAACCGGGGATTATTTTCAAGGACATTACTCCAATCCTGAAAGATCCGAAATTATGCATGGAGATTACCGAAGCGCTTGCGGCGCAGTTGCAGGGGGTAGAAATTGATGTGGTTGCGGGAATCGAAAGCCGGGGCTTTTTATTTGGACCGGCATTGGCACAGCTTTTAAATGTGCCTTTTGTCCCGATTCGTAAAGCAGGAAAATTACCTTATAAGACGATACAGCAATCTTATGACCTGGAATATGGGACCGCAACCATTGAGGTTCATGAAGATGCTTTGCTTGCCGGCCAACGGGTCCTGATCCATGATGATCTTCTGGCTACAGGAGGGACCGTTGTGGCAGCCTCCAAACTCGTGATGCAGTTAGGCGCAGCAGTGGCTGGCTATTCGTTTATCATTAGTCTGGATTTCTTAAATGGGAGAGCGCGTTTAAGTCCTTATGCTGGCCATGTTTGCTCACTGGCTTCATACTAG
- a CDS encoding LuxR C-terminal-related transcriptional regulator, with protein sequence MPERENFGEYSKTFITAVPADLKSQEALFFDERIPKFADEAVYIYSFKQNRMIYASGWEEILGYRDDEINMLAIVNMSAPEFAHFSHELNDKALKFIHHKSKDLEKYSFTIELKKIHKNGTQVPISARVGVFSSENGKIESIIGRFQVNRSLIFGKVMRYAAYGPEKEKFEEELNKILFSYLAISNKEKEALELVAKGYSFKEIAHALKVSHSAIEKRIIPLYKRFNVKSLTHLVSFAYDNYILP encoded by the coding sequence ATGCCCGAGAGAGAGAATTTTGGAGAGTATTCTAAGACTTTTATCACCGCAGTCCCTGCTGATCTGAAAAGCCAGGAGGCGCTCTTCTTTGATGAGCGGATTCCTAAATTTGCGGATGAAGCAGTTTATATCTATTCTTTTAAGCAGAACCGTATGATCTATGCGAGCGGTTGGGAAGAAATATTAGGATATAGAGATGATGAGATCAATATGCTGGCCATTGTGAATATGTCTGCGCCGGAATTTGCGCATTTCTCGCATGAACTGAATGATAAGGCACTTAAGTTTATTCATCATAAGTCAAAAGATCTTGAAAAATATAGTTTTACGATTGAACTGAAAAAGATTCATAAAAATGGAACCCAGGTGCCTATTTCTGCAAGAGTAGGTGTTTTTAGCTCCGAAAACGGAAAGATAGAATCTATTATCGGCCGTTTTCAGGTCAATAGAAGTCTGATTTTTGGGAAGGTTATGCGTTATGCTGCCTATGGACCAGAAAAGGAAAAGTTCGAAGAAGAGTTGAATAAAATCCTGTTTAGCTATCTGGCCATCTCCAATAAAGAAAAGGAGGCCCTGGAGCTGGTGGCAAAAGGGTACTCCTTTAAAGAAATTGCCCATGCGCTAAAGGTTTCTCATTCGGCTATCGAGAAAAGGATTATTCCATTGTATAAGCGATTCAATGTGAAGAGTCTGACACACCTGGTTAGTTTTGCCTACGACAATTATATTTTACCTTAA
- a CDS encoding ATP-binding protein, producing MKFITRKDILLQLKRDLIGKDAYRGVTLTYSWMANQFGHFSLGFIPTFILHKILLSKTEIKQAEIWAPLIIWGCWILFELFNFLGPLLLNKTIKKSASGKTTYIFNPEWANLAFDTLTDLCFFGMGALACSLICCYSPIMMIGFVTLCLLAIYPSYYWYSTKMHLQNAGYPFQLRLSQWNFNMQDQHKKIITGFLNSKEKGKHLLLFGSKGSGKTSLSVGIATEFSIRNNRCSYVTATKLLSMFFEQRDHISHSPGSWTWHDSSLLVIDDINPGGLIKKDILRATLFYELLNNAEYGPSNIQHIKAMNIIWVMGNEEPSEQVEERWETLLGTIGVPESDIITVNLGNT from the coding sequence ATGAAATTTATTACCAGAAAAGATATCCTTTTGCAACTCAAAAGGGACCTTATCGGAAAAGATGCTTATCGGGGGGTAACGTTAACCTATTCCTGGATGGCCAATCAGTTTGGACATTTTTCATTGGGTTTTATTCCGACATTTATCTTACATAAAATCCTGCTCTCTAAAACAGAAATAAAACAGGCAGAGATCTGGGCCCCATTAATCATTTGGGGATGCTGGATTTTATTCGAACTCTTTAATTTCCTTGGCCCTCTCCTCCTTAATAAAACGATCAAAAAATCTGCATCAGGAAAAACGACCTATATTTTTAACCCGGAATGGGCAAATCTGGCCTTCGACACCCTGACCGACCTCTGTTTTTTTGGAATGGGTGCACTTGCATGCAGCCTGATCTGCTGCTATTCCCCAATAATGATGATCGGTTTTGTGACCCTATGCCTCCTCGCGATTTATCCTTCCTACTACTGGTATTCTACAAAGATGCACCTCCAAAATGCTGGTTATCCTTTCCAGCTTCGGTTGAGCCAGTGGAATTTCAATATGCAGGACCAGCACAAAAAAATAATTACCGGGTTTTTGAACAGTAAAGAAAAAGGAAAACACCTGCTCCTGTTTGGTTCTAAAGGCAGTGGAAAAACCTCTCTTTCTGTAGGAATAGCAACAGAATTCTCTATCAGGAACAACCGTTGCAGCTACGTTACTGCCACTAAGTTGTTGTCTATGTTTTTTGAACAGAGAGACCACATCAGCCATTCACCGGGATCATGGACCTGGCATGATTCTTCCCTACTGGTTATCGACGATATCAACCCCGGCGGCTTGATCAAAAAAGATATTCTCAGGGCAACTTTATTTTATGAATTGCTCAATAATGCTGAATATGGGCCGTCTAATATCCAACACATTAAAGCAATGAACATCATCTGGGTGATGGGAAATGAAGAACCCTCTGAACAGGTAGAGGAACGTTGGGAGACCTTACTCGGAACCATAGGTGTACCGGAATCAGACATCATCACGGTAAACCTTGGAAATACTTAG